One window from the genome of Candidatus Leptovillus gracilis encodes:
- a CDS encoding GAF domain-containing protein: MFNQRTLLIDLNASAVGLLDLPEKAVLGQRADSLFSDRLLPLQAYVQQAQIQGEVDVSRSEQPCFLDVQVSPLHNHRQDIIGCMMMLHDVTERKLAEIALARQKHLFENLAGITHAVLAHYNLPDALLETLKVARLLTGADLGSLFLLDEQGQVVNSLLARGDLSVEVKKEIEADVMKGGLAGWVAQHHQAVLIADTTQDGRWITLPDQPYQANSVMSVPILIGDTLLGLITLTHTERAFFDDDALQLMQAVASQVALALRNAQMYDAQQQLVQDLSAAKEQAEAANRAKSIFLSNMTHELRTPLAAVIGYSELLQELLPVADDDLAEPVSPDLIRPRLQKIETAASAVLQMVSDILDLSKIDTGKLELSIAPFAVRPLVAEAVTAVEPLLAQNGNRLTVVCADDVGVMEGDAARVIQILVNLLRNAAKYTSDGEVEVRVWVETAVTPPNQIIFQITDTGRGIPPDRLPHIFQPFVQGDTEANVQYDGARVGLALSQNFATLMGGRIEIHSHPGQGSTCRLLLPTQPENSLKNQSLHTTQI; encoded by the coding sequence GTGTTCAATCAACGCACATTGCTCATTGACCTGAATGCCTCGGCGGTGGGCTTGCTGGATTTGCCGGAGAAAGCGGTGTTGGGCCAGCGGGCAGACAGTCTATTTAGCGACCGGTTGTTGCCGTTACAAGCCTATGTGCAGCAAGCGCAGATACAGGGCGAAGTGGATGTTAGCCGGTCTGAGCAGCCTTGTTTTCTCGATGTGCAAGTCTCCCCTTTGCATAACCATCGCCAGGATATTATTGGCTGCATGATGATGTTGCATGACGTGACGGAGCGTAAACTGGCGGAAATTGCCCTGGCCCGGCAAAAGCATTTGTTTGAAAACCTGGCAGGCATCACCCACGCGGTTTTAGCCCACTACAATTTGCCGGATGCGCTGCTGGAAACCCTGAAAGTGGCGCGTCTGCTCACCGGGGCCGACCTGGGCAGCCTTTTTTTGTTGGATGAGCAGGGTCAGGTGGTGAACAGCCTTCTGGCGCGGGGCGATTTGTCGGTGGAAGTGAAAAAAGAGATTGAGGCGGACGTGATGAAGGGCGGGCTGGCCGGGTGGGTGGCGCAGCATCATCAGGCGGTGTTGATTGCCGATACAACACAGGACGGCCGTTGGATCACCTTACCCGACCAACCCTACCAGGCCAATTCGGTGATGTCTGTGCCCATTCTCATTGGCGATACCCTGTTGGGCCTGATCACGTTGACGCACACGGAGCGCGCCTTTTTTGACGATGATGCCCTGCAGTTGATGCAGGCCGTCGCCAGCCAGGTGGCGTTGGCCTTGCGCAACGCGCAGATGTACGACGCGCAGCAGCAGTTGGTTCAAGACCTGTCGGCGGCCAAAGAGCAGGCGGAGGCGGCCAACCGGGCCAAAAGCATCTTCCTGTCTAACATGACCCACGAATTACGCACGCCGCTGGCGGCTGTGATCGGTTACAGCGAGCTGCTGCAAGAGCTGCTGCCGGTGGCCGATGATGACCTGGCTGAACCGGTATCGCCCGACTTGATCCGGCCGCGGTTGCAGAAAATCGAGACGGCCGCGTCCGCTGTTCTGCAAATGGTCAGCGATATTTTAGACTTATCCAAAATTGATACCGGTAAATTAGAATTGTCTATTGCGCCTTTTGCCGTGCGCCCGTTGGTGGCCGAGGCAGTGACCGCGGTAGAACCGCTCCTGGCCCAAAATGGCAACCGGCTGACAGTAGTTTGCGCCGATGACGTAGGCGTGATGGAGGGGGATGCGGCGCGCGTGATACAGATATTGGTGAATCTGCTGCGTAACGCGGCAAAATATACCAGTGATGGCGAAGTGGAAGTGCGAGTTTGGGTGGAAACGGCCGTGACTCCCCCCAACCAGATCATTTTTCAGATCACAGACACCGGCAGGGGCATCCCGCCAGACCGTCTGCCGCACATCTTCCAACCTTTTGTTCAGGGAGATACTGAAGCCAATGTTCAATACGACGGCGCACGGGTAGGGTTAGCCCTTAGCCAGAATTTTGCCACCCTGATGGGCGGACGCATAGAAATCCACAGCCATCCGGGTCAAGGATCAACCTGTCGTTTACTTCTGCCAACCCAACCGGAGAATTCATTGAAGAACCAGTCCCTTCATACCACCCAAATATGA